The Gloeocapsopsis sp. IPPAS B-1203 region ATGAATGACCGTGAAAAAACGTTTTACTGACATCATCACTGTAAAACACACGATAAATGTCTTCTGTCGCAACGGTGACAGCTAAAGGTAAGCAGCCGCCAGATAAACCTTTTGATAAACAAATAATATCCGGTGCGGTTTCTGCTTTTAAGCAAGCAAACAATTCTCCAGTACGTCCAAAGCCCGTCATTACCTCGTCATAAATTACAAGTATGCCAAAAGACTGTGCTAGGTTTCCCAATGCTTGTAAAAATTGCGGGCGACATACTCGCATTCCCCCTGCACCTTGTACAAGTGGCTCGATAAAAATACCTGCGTAGCGCGTGGAATTTTGCTGGAGAAGCCGTGTCAGTATATCTAGAGTATGTGCTTCACGGATTACTACATCGCCATCATCATCAAACGTAGCAGGAAAAGGCACAAGCTCTGTCGAGAACATCAAGCGTCGAAAAGGCTGCTCCCACGGAGAACTACCTGCAATTGACATTGCTCCTATCGTATCACCGTGATACCCACCTTCAAAGCTAATAAACGTAGTGCGTTCAGTCTCTCCTTGGTTGAACCAATATTGGCAAGCCATTTTCAGCGCTACTTCCATCGCTGTTGAACCGTTATCTGAAAAAAATACTCTTGTGAGCAATTTTGGCAGATGCTTCAGCAATTTTCTGGCTAACTGTTCGGCTGGTTCGTGAGTAAAACCTGTAAAAATGACGTGTTCCAATGCTTGGGCTTGTTTGTAA contains the following coding sequences:
- the bioA gene encoding adenosylmethionine--8-amino-7-oxononanoate transaminase, with the translated sequence MSSIEEIYDSPIWQPFTQMKTAPMPLKVVKGKGVMLELEDGRQIVDCISSWWVTIHGHGHPVLAEALYKQAQALEHVIFTGFTHEPAEQLARKLLKHLPKLLTRVFFSDNGSTAMEVALKMACQYWFNQGETERTTFISFEGGYHGDTIGAMSIAGSSPWEQPFRRLMFSTELVPFPATFDDDGDVVIREAHTLDILTRLLQQNSTRYAGIFIEPLVQGAGGMRVCRPQFLQALGNLAQSFGILVIYDEVMTGFGRTGELFACLKAETAPDIICLSKGLSGGCLPLAVTVATEDIYRVFYSDDVSKTFFHGHSYTGNPLACATGVASLELLEANPHFRHLEQQHRHCLEKWLKEHPKIEKIRTCGTIAAMDIVTDGQSGYFNAIAPILKQRFLAEGFLLRPLGNTLYLMPPYCITLEQLESIYQAIRCVLDTII